In a genomic window of Weissella tructae:
- the lepB gene encoding signal peptidase I: MKVLRSILSWVLPILAGLAIAMAIKTYWFQPVQVEGRSMEPNLTNKERVLAMKNEEIRRGSVIIFDAYGEDPSQTESKLFVKRVIAMPGDTVSAEGDVVKVNGKEINQDYLGAADKVATTEPDMRQIGNWTSLKDLGNKMNWQRDKPLTVPEGQYFVMGDNRAVSNDSRYWGFVSDDKVLGVVQTPFWADADQKKNINKQWEDFYKN, translated from the coding sequence ATGAAAGTATTACGTAGCATTCTGTCATGGGTTCTACCAATTTTGGCAGGGTTAGCCATTGCAATGGCAATTAAAACATATTGGTTTCAACCAGTTCAGGTTGAAGGGCGTTCAATGGAACCCAATTTAACGAATAAAGAACGTGTATTGGCTATGAAGAATGAAGAAATTCGTCGTGGAAGTGTTATTATCTTTGATGCTTACGGTGAAGATCCATCACAAACGGAAAGCAAATTGTTCGTTAAGCGTGTAATTGCTATGCCTGGAGATACTGTCAGCGCTGAAGGTGATGTTGTTAAGGTTAACGGAAAAGAGATTAACCAAGATTACTTGGGAGCTGCTGATAAGGTTGCGACAACTGAGCCAGATATGCGTCAAATTGGTAATTGGACAAGCTTGAAAGACTTGGGAAACAAGATGAACTGGCAACGTGATAAGCCATTAACAGTGCCGGAAGGGCAATATTTTGTAATGGGTGATAATCGTGCAGTTTCAAACGATTCACGTTATTGGGGATTCGTGAGTGACGACAAGGTCTTAGGGGTAGTGCAAACACCGTTCTGGGCAGATGCTGATCAAAAGAAGAACATTAATAAGCAATGGGAAGATTTCTATAAAAATTAA